From a single Rhodococcus qingshengii JCM 15477 genomic region:
- a CDS encoding signal peptidase I: MDSTDEEVSVGRSRGKEIALNVAAVAGLICIIATLASLIFGIKPLVFRSGSMEPAISTGALALAKTVPATELAVGDVISVDNDQGVRITHRVVELESAGADTVLATLKGDANNVADRLPYTITEADRVFISVGGLGYVVAWLSSPLATFLGGGLVGAVLVIAFGRTKDRRLENARAATTNDARVDADETCGELQEAHND; the protein is encoded by the coding sequence ATGGACAGCACCGATGAGGAGGTGAGCGTGGGACGCAGTCGTGGCAAGGAAATTGCCTTGAATGTGGCTGCGGTCGCCGGGCTCATCTGCATAATCGCCACTCTCGCGTCCCTGATATTCGGGATCAAACCACTGGTGTTTCGCTCGGGTTCGATGGAACCTGCAATTTCCACCGGTGCGCTGGCGCTGGCGAAGACCGTGCCTGCAACTGAATTGGCTGTCGGCGACGTGATCAGCGTCGACAACGACCAAGGCGTGCGCATCACCCACCGCGTGGTCGAACTCGAATCGGCAGGAGCGGACACCGTGCTCGCCACGCTCAAGGGCGATGCCAACAATGTGGCTGATCGACTGCCCTACACCATCACCGAGGCCGACCGAGTGTTCATCAGCGTCGGCGGGCTCGGCTATGTCGTTGCTTGGCTTTCCAGCCCGCTCGCAACCTTCCTTGGCGGCGGATTGGTAGGCGCGGTGCTGGTCATCGCATTTGGACGAACTAAAGACCGGCGTCTGGAGAATGCCCGCGCCGCCACTACAAATGACGCCCGCGTCGATGCTGACGAAACCTGCGGGGAGCTTCAGGAGGCTCATAATGATTGA
- a CDS encoding SipW-dependent-type signal peptide-containing protein, whose product MSTEQKSGGDARLGARMRSRLGETGWIRTRAVLSLGMVLGLGAVGTMAAWSDSATATTGMFSTSSVQLKVDNQRPAHQFTELKRNSMLPGQSEAGALTVQNTGTANFQWAVSATATGSSALIGKLKVSLHQTGANDGSTCSGPIIGTQQAFSGNPTLVSGRSLAAGVSEQVCIKVTVDSTAGQTEQFKIADLGFNFTATGQ is encoded by the coding sequence ATGTCTACAGAACAGAAATCGGGCGGCGACGCGCGTCTCGGGGCGCGGATGCGAAGCCGTCTGGGCGAGACCGGTTGGATACGGACCCGGGCCGTGCTCTCACTGGGCATGGTCCTGGGCCTCGGAGCGGTCGGCACGATGGCGGCGTGGTCCGACAGCGCTACTGCGACCACCGGCATGTTCAGCACTTCGTCGGTCCAGCTGAAAGTCGACAACCAGCGGCCCGCACACCAATTCACCGAACTCAAGCGCAACAGCATGCTGCCAGGCCAGAGTGAGGCTGGGGCATTGACGGTTCAGAACACCGGAACTGCCAACTTCCAGTGGGCGGTATCGGCAACGGCCACGGGTTCGTCCGCGCTGATCGGGAAGCTCAAGGTTTCCCTACATCAGACCGGCGCCAACGACGGCAGTACCTGTTCAGGACCGATCATCGGGACGCAGCAAGCGTTCTCCGGGAACCCGACACTCGTCTCTGGCCGATCACTCGCTGCCGGTGTTTCGGAGCAGGTGTGCATCAAGGTGACCGTCGATTCGACCGCGGGTCAGACGGAGCAGTTCAAGATCGCCGATCTGGGCTTCAACTTCACCGCAACGGGGCAGTGA
- a CDS encoding signal peptidase I: protein METSERQHDPEQGGDDKTTLWWWTRTIVSWVLLLLMVGILAVMVVIPRLTGSTAYTVLTGSMEPTMPPGTLIVVKPTPNEDLTTGDVITFQPVSGDPAVVTHRIEGIYYTGEGERRIHTRGDNNPVADSWSLVPEQIRGRVIYSVPYLGRVNSVINGQSRSILTTGVAAGLAVYAVWMVVSGIRDKRGKAGDDESGTDPTLSGPELGAPVLPADPSAPTSESK, encoded by the coding sequence GTGGAAACATCTGAGCGGCAACATGATCCCGAACAAGGCGGAGACGACAAGACCACCCTATGGTGGTGGACTCGCACCATCGTCTCGTGGGTACTGCTGCTGCTGATGGTCGGCATTCTCGCGGTGATGGTCGTTATCCCTCGACTCACCGGCTCCACCGCGTACACGGTTCTCACCGGTTCGATGGAACCGACCATGCCCCCTGGCACGCTCATCGTGGTCAAGCCGACCCCCAACGAGGATCTGACCACCGGGGACGTGATCACGTTCCAGCCCGTCTCCGGCGATCCAGCGGTGGTCACCCACCGCATCGAAGGCATCTATTACACGGGGGAAGGGGAGCGTCGCATCCACACTCGCGGCGACAACAACCCCGTCGCCGACTCGTGGTCGCTGGTGCCCGAGCAGATCCGTGGTCGGGTCATCTACTCGGTGCCGTATCTGGGCCGGGTGAACTCGGTGATCAACGGGCAATCGCGTTCGATTCTCACCACAGGCGTAGCTGCGGGCCTGGCTGTATATGCCGTGTGGATGGTCGTCAGTGGCATCCGCGACAAGCGGGGCAAGGCCGGTGACGACGAAAGTGGCACAGACCCGACTCTTTCCGGCCCTGAACTCGGCGCGCCGGTATTGCCCGCCGATCCATCGGCACCAACCTCCGAATCGAAATAG
- a CDS encoding alternate-type signal peptide domain-containing protein: MNKTTKGAIAAGAAAVLLAGGAGTMAAWNSSTNGGAPQTVGAGSLSVEQVGAGVWKWANGSTFNPASDLIVPGDVVTYTANYSIDLVGTNLKAKLTPSLTGVTGDLVTLNQLTVAPASGTVTTYTAGLDQAATFTTTITFNAGAAGDNTGQTKTASLAGGAVTLEQTLN; the protein is encoded by the coding sequence GTTCTGCTCGCAGGCGGTGCCGGAACCATGGCCGCGTGGAACTCGTCTACCAACGGTGGCGCTCCGCAGACGGTTGGCGCCGGTTCGCTGTCGGTCGAGCAGGTCGGCGCCGGCGTGTGGAAGTGGGCAAACGGCAGTACCTTCAATCCCGCGAGCGACCTGATTGTGCCCGGTGATGTCGTCACCTACACCGCGAACTACAGCATCGACCTCGTTGGCACGAACCTGAAGGCGAAGTTGACGCCTTCGCTCACTGGGGTCACCGGAGACCTCGTCACGCTGAATCAGCTGACCGTGGCCCCGGCTAGTGGCACCGTGACTACATACACCGCCGGCCTGGATCAGGCGGCAACGTTCACGACCACCATCACATTCAACGCGGGGGCCGCGGGCGACAACACCGGTCAGACGAAGACCGCCAGCCTCGCCGGCGGCGCGGTCACCCTCGAGCAGACGCTCAACTAA